From Sporichthya brevicatena, one genomic window encodes:
- a CDS encoding (R)-mandelonitrile lyase, which produces MTSPYNAPSGSTARGPESWFRGDVFVDSLVTGDNTPGSIAMLKVRFAPGARTHWHSHPAGQALHVVDGVGRTQDRGGPVREIRNGDSVDVRPGMWHWHGAGPDTFMTHIAVQIGDHDGVYTVWGDPVTDEEYLGR; this is translated from the coding sequence ATGACCAGTCCCTACAACGCCCCCAGCGGCTCCACCGCCCGTGGGCCCGAGTCGTGGTTCCGCGGCGACGTCTTCGTCGACTCGCTCGTGACCGGTGACAACACCCCCGGCTCGATCGCGATGCTCAAGGTCCGCTTCGCTCCCGGCGCGCGCACGCACTGGCACAGCCACCCGGCCGGCCAGGCACTGCACGTGGTCGACGGCGTCGGCCGGACGCAGGACCGCGGCGGCCCGGTACGGGAGATCCGCAACGGTGACTCCGTCGACGTCCGACCCGGCATGTGGCACTGGCACGGCGCCGGCCCGGACACCTTCATGACCCACATCGCCGTCCAGATCGGCGATCACGACGGGGTCTACACGGTCTGGGGCGACCCGGTCACCGACGAGGAGTACCTGGGGCGGTAG
- a CDS encoding DLW-39 family protein: MKKLVLAALAAAGGALAFKKLKAGKAEQDLWAEATDPVR, from the coding sequence GTGAAGAAGCTCGTGCTGGCCGCGCTCGCCGCGGCCGGGGGTGCGCTGGCGTTCAAGAAGCTGAAGGCCGGCAAGGCAGAGCAGGACCTGTGGGCCGAGGCCACCGACCCGGTGCGCTGA
- a CDS encoding alpha/beta hydrolase — MTTPSALHVDRGGSGAPTLLLLHGMGGSGALWNPLAEHLAKVWPGSWVAPDLPGHGRSGPDPEGEYTYDSLAAAAAGVLSPGSRVAVLGHSLGGAIGLALAAGDYGVTVSGVVGVGIKVRWTEQELAGVQALAARGAQVCATREEAAERAVKAAGVAGLFPLDAPEVDSLVHPVRDAWRLGFDLRVLTVGAPDMTGWLATTAERGVPVTLAAGEGDPMSPREHLAELVAEPVILPGLGHSAHVADPAALLPLVERLTGS, encoded by the coding sequence GTGACGACGCCTTCCGCACTCCACGTCGACCGCGGTGGGTCCGGTGCCCCCACCCTCCTGCTCCTGCACGGCATGGGAGGGTCCGGCGCCCTGTGGAACCCGCTGGCCGAGCACCTCGCGAAGGTCTGGCCCGGGTCGTGGGTCGCCCCCGACCTCCCCGGCCACGGCCGCTCGGGCCCGGACCCCGAGGGCGAGTACACCTACGACTCGCTCGCGGCCGCCGCGGCGGGCGTCCTCTCCCCCGGCAGCCGCGTGGCCGTCCTCGGCCACTCGCTCGGCGGGGCGATCGGACTCGCCCTGGCGGCGGGCGACTACGGCGTCACCGTCAGCGGGGTCGTCGGCGTCGGCATCAAGGTGCGCTGGACCGAGCAGGAACTTGCCGGCGTCCAGGCGCTCGCCGCCCGTGGGGCGCAGGTGTGCGCGACGCGGGAGGAGGCGGCCGAGCGTGCGGTGAAGGCCGCGGGTGTCGCGGGGTTGTTCCCCCTCGACGCGCCGGAGGTCGACTCCCTGGTGCACCCGGTCCGCGACGCGTGGCGGCTCGGGTTCGACCTGCGCGTGCTGACCGTGGGCGCCCCCGACATGACGGGGTGGCTGGCGACGACCGCCGAGCGCGGCGTCCCGGTCACGCTGGCCGCGGGCGAAGGTGACCCCATGTCGCCGCGCGAGCACCTGGCGGAGTTGGTGGCGGAGCCGGTCATCCTGCCCGGTCTGGGGCACAGCGCCCACGTCGCCGACCCGGCTGCCCTGCTTCCCCTCGTGGAGCGCCTGACCGGGAGCTGA
- a CDS encoding PAS domain S-box protein, giving the protein MVLPSVVVVDDAPEVRALVRTVLEVSDQLTVVGEAADGAAAVDVVADLQPDLVLLDVSMPRMDGLQALPRIREVCPTSRVVMFTGFAEQGLADRARSLGAVGFLEKSASLTDLVETLLDAVSTGPVPVSPTLAAQTDRLDAAVLAEHLERFREVFEDAAIGMATMTLCGHLVRVNRTLADLVGRSVKDLVGLRYDTLAGADLVAEPLRRILDGEDVVRVEHDLVGGERSVVATFVSVRDSRNRPLYVFLQMQDVTAQRGAEEELRRSEERFRLLVDAVQDYAIFMLTTDGIIASWNVGAQRIKGWAAEEIVGRHFRAFYPPEQQESQHPERELEWAIRDGRYEEEGWRLRKDGSRFWANVVITAVHDADGRHIGFTKVTRDMTERQEMLNHLAAMNRKLKNAADQQADFLAVTAHELRTPVSVLSGSAKLLSEHFDELTETDRAELFESMGSSALRLRRLLDDLLTASRLQSGTVEFRVSSSELAPLLAAAVSRAQGSNPGARITMSVPPDLVVDVDTDRIAQAVDNLIDNAVRHGTPPVQVTAVGTADGVEICVSDAGAGVPAEQRSQLFQRFATGQRRTGTGLGLFIVRELARAHGGEARYEPPTADQPSGAFVLALPRVDRDVA; this is encoded by the coding sequence ATGGTCCTGCCGAGCGTCGTCGTGGTCGACGACGCACCCGAGGTACGCGCTCTCGTGCGGACCGTGCTCGAGGTGTCCGACCAGCTGACCGTGGTCGGCGAGGCGGCGGACGGCGCGGCCGCGGTCGACGTCGTGGCCGACCTGCAACCGGATCTGGTGCTGCTCGACGTCTCGATGCCCCGCATGGACGGCCTTCAGGCCCTTCCCAGGATCCGGGAGGTTTGCCCGACCAGTCGCGTGGTCATGTTCACGGGGTTTGCCGAACAGGGTCTGGCGGATCGCGCCCGGTCCCTCGGCGCGGTCGGTTTCCTCGAGAAGTCCGCGTCCCTGACCGACTTGGTGGAGACCTTGCTCGATGCAGTGTCCACCGGTCCGGTGCCTGTCTCCCCCACCCTGGCGGCGCAGACCGACCGGCTCGACGCCGCCGTGCTCGCCGAACATCTCGAGCGGTTCCGCGAGGTCTTCGAGGACGCTGCGATCGGGATGGCGACGATGACGCTCTGCGGGCATCTCGTGCGGGTGAACCGGACGCTCGCCGACCTGGTCGGCCGCTCGGTGAAGGACCTCGTCGGGCTGCGGTACGACACCCTCGCCGGTGCGGACCTCGTCGCGGAACCCCTGCGCCGGATCCTCGACGGCGAGGACGTCGTCCGCGTCGAGCACGACCTGGTCGGCGGCGAGCGCAGTGTGGTCGCCACATTCGTCAGCGTGCGCGACTCCCGGAACCGCCCGCTGTACGTGTTCCTCCAGATGCAGGACGTCACGGCGCAGCGCGGGGCCGAGGAGGAACTGCGCCGGAGCGAGGAACGCTTCCGACTCCTCGTCGACGCCGTGCAGGACTACGCGATTTTCATGCTCACCACTGACGGCATCATCGCGAGCTGGAACGTCGGGGCGCAGCGGATCAAGGGCTGGGCGGCCGAGGAGATCGTCGGCCGGCACTTCCGGGCGTTCTACCCGCCGGAGCAGCAGGAGTCACAGCACCCCGAACGCGAGCTCGAATGGGCAATCCGCGACGGGCGCTACGAGGAAGAGGGCTGGCGCCTGCGCAAGGACGGCTCCCGGTTCTGGGCGAACGTCGTGATCACCGCGGTGCACGACGCGGACGGTCGGCACATCGGCTTCACCAAGGTGACGCGAGACATGACGGAGCGTCAGGAGATGCTCAACCACCTCGCGGCCATGAACCGGAAGCTCAAGAACGCCGCCGACCAGCAGGCCGACTTCCTCGCCGTCACGGCTCACGAACTCCGCACGCCGGTCAGTGTGCTGAGCGGGTCGGCGAAGTTGTTGTCCGAGCACTTCGACGAACTCACCGAGACCGATCGCGCCGAGCTGTTCGAGTCCATGGGCAGCAGCGCGCTGCGGTTGCGCCGTCTGCTCGACGACCTGCTCACCGCGTCCCGGTTGCAGTCGGGGACGGTCGAGTTCCGGGTCAGCAGCAGCGAGCTCGCGCCCCTGCTCGCCGCCGCCGTCTCCCGCGCGCAGGGCTCGAACCCGGGAGCGCGCATCACCATGTCGGTTCCGCCGGACCTCGTCGTCGACGTCGACACCGACCGGATCGCGCAGGCGGTGGACAACCTGATCGACAACGCGGTCCGGCACGGGACGCCGCCGGTGCAGGTGACGGCCGTGGGCACCGCGGACGGCGTCGAGATCTGCGTGAGCGACGCGGGGGCCGGCGTCCCGGCCGAACAGCGGTCGCAACTGTTCCAACGGTTCGCCACCGGCCAGCGCCGGACCGGCACCGGTCTCGGGCTGTTCATAGTCCGCGAGCTGGCCCGGGCGCACGGGGGCGAGGCGCGGTACGAGCCTCCGACCGCGGACCAGCCGTCCGGAGCCTTCGTCCTCGCACTCCCCCGGGTCGACCGTGACGTTGCCTGA
- a CDS encoding SRPBCC family protein, whose product MTSVRVHTRIAAPADVVWKVVSDAAAVASWVPAIARSSASGSTRQYEIHNGPVITEEIVTNDQVLRRFQHSIRSGLPIEAHLATIDVLEDRDGALVVYGADVEPQAAASMMAGLMSDALDGLRRFVEAGA is encoded by the coding sequence ATGACCTCGGTCCGAGTCCACACCCGCATCGCCGCTCCGGCGGATGTCGTCTGGAAGGTCGTCAGCGACGCCGCCGCCGTCGCGTCCTGGGTACCCGCGATCGCGCGCTCGTCGGCCAGCGGCTCGACCCGGCAGTACGAGATCCACAACGGCCCGGTGATCACCGAGGAGATTGTCACCAACGACCAGGTGCTCCGTCGGTTCCAGCACTCCATCCGCTCGGGCCTGCCGATCGAGGCGCACCTGGCCACCATCGACGTCCTCGAGGACCGCGACGGCGCCCTGGTCGTCTACGGCGCGGACGTGGAGCCCCAGGCCGCCGCCTCGATGATGGCCGGGCTGATGTCGGACGCCCTCGACGGTCTCCGGCGCTTCGTGGAAGCCGGCGCCTGA
- a CDS encoding PP2C family protein-serine/threonine phosphatase — MSGSEHLSALETAELLAELTASNARFAQIARTLQRSLLPPVLPAPEGLDLCGVFHPSREGQDVSGDFYDVFPAGRSDLMLALGDVCGKGAEAAAITAIARHTIRAVAPDLRSPAHILRRLNDTMLGHDIDERFCTVVLARVPASSTESGSRSARPAICSRSWSAPTAASSASDCRGRCSGCSPTSACSRRPCNCGAAT, encoded by the coding sequence GTGAGCGGGTCCGAGCACCTGTCAGCACTCGAGACCGCCGAGCTCCTCGCGGAACTGACGGCGAGCAACGCCCGCTTCGCGCAGATCGCGCGGACGCTGCAGCGGAGCCTGCTGCCACCGGTGCTGCCGGCGCCCGAGGGGCTGGACCTGTGCGGGGTCTTCCACCCATCGCGGGAGGGCCAGGACGTCAGCGGCGACTTCTACGACGTCTTCCCGGCGGGGCGCAGCGACCTGATGCTCGCGCTCGGCGACGTGTGCGGCAAGGGCGCCGAGGCGGCGGCGATCACGGCCATCGCCCGGCACACGATCCGCGCGGTCGCGCCGGATCTGCGGTCCCCCGCCCACATCCTGCGCCGGCTGAACGACACGATGCTCGGGCACGACATCGACGAGCGCTTCTGCACGGTGGTGCTCGCGCGCGTCCCCGCATCGTCGACGGAGTCCGGCTCTCGGTCTGCACGGCCGGCCATCTGCAGCCGGTCGTGGTCCGCGCCGACGGCCGCGTCGAGCGCGTCGGACTGCCGGGGTCGTTGCTCGGGTTGTTCCCCGACATCCGCCTGCTCGAGGAGACCGTGCAACTGCGGCGCGGCGACATGA
- a CDS encoding Fur family transcriptional regulator, with the protein MATILDFPQMLREATLRVTRPRVAVLRAVYAHPHADTDSIIRAVRVELPEVSHQAVYDSLHTLTDAGLVRRIQPAGSVARYESRVGDNHHHVVCRSCGTVADVDCAVGETPCLTASDDLGFVLDEAEVIYWGLCPSCAPDARRSYSGTTT; encoded by the coding sequence GTGGCGACGATCTTGGATTTCCCCCAGATGCTGCGCGAGGCCACGCTCCGCGTCACCCGCCCGCGGGTGGCCGTGCTGCGCGCGGTGTACGCCCACCCGCACGCCGACACCGATTCGATCATCCGCGCGGTCCGGGTCGAGCTCCCCGAGGTCTCGCACCAGGCCGTGTACGACTCGCTCCACACGCTGACCGACGCCGGTCTCGTCCGGCGGATCCAACCGGCCGGCTCCGTGGCCCGCTACGAGTCGCGGGTGGGGGACAACCACCACCATGTCGTCTGCCGCTCCTGCGGCACCGTCGCCGACGTCGACTGCGCGGTGGGGGAGACTCCCTGCCTCACCGCGTCGGACGACCTCGGCTTCGTCCTCGACGAGGCCGAGGTCATCTACTGGGGCCTGTGCCCCTCGTGCGCACCCGACGCACGCCGGAGTTACTCCGGCACCACGACGTGA
- the katG gene encoding catalase/peroxidase HPI, whose protein sequence is MSESENPKLASPTPKTARPRTNKDWWPDQIDLSVLHTNSPASNPLGEDFDYAKAVESLDYEAVKRDVIAVMHDSKDWWPADYGHYGPLFIRMTWHAAGTYRIEDGRGGAGGGQQRFAPLNSWPDNGNLDKARRLLWPVKQKYGNALSWADLLVLAGNVAMEDMGFKTFGFAFGRPDVYEPEEVNWGPEDTWLGDERYSGDGPLDMPEDPFGNVSMGLIYVNPEGPAGKPDPLASAHDIRLTFSRMAMNSEETVALVAGGHTFGKAHGNGDPNLVGPEPEGCPIHSMGLGWKNANGTGKGRDTVTSGIEGAWTPTPTQWDNSFFETLYGYEWELTKSPAGAWQWKPVGNTGDGTVPDAHDPNIKHAPMMTTADMALRMDPEFDAISRRFKDNPDEFADAFARAWYKLLHRDMGPVSRLKGPWVPPAQIWQDPVPAQEGALIGDAEIAALKEKVLGSGLSVSQLVSTAWAAASSFRRTDKRGGANGGRIRLEPQRNWEVNDPSELAKVLARLEEIQAEFNATSNAKVSFADLVVLAGTAAVEKAAKDGGVEITVPFTPGRTDATQDMTDVESFSVLEPKADGFRNYQRAGDKVGAETRLLDKAFMLSLSAPEMSVLVGGLRVLGANYRGSKLGVLTDRVGVLSNDFFVNLLDPDTEWSTGTAEGVYQGKNYQTGEVKWEATAADLVFGGNSILRATAEVYGQNDAKEKFVKDFAAAWSKVMDLDRYDVHS, encoded by the coding sequence GTGTCTGAGTCGGAAAACCCGAAGTTGGCCTCACCGACCCCGAAGACGGCCAGGCCCCGCACCAACAAGGACTGGTGGCCCGACCAGATCGACCTGTCGGTGCTGCACACGAACTCGCCGGCGTCCAACCCGCTGGGTGAGGACTTCGACTACGCCAAGGCGGTCGAGAGCCTCGACTACGAGGCGGTCAAGCGCGACGTCATCGCCGTGATGCACGACTCGAAGGACTGGTGGCCCGCGGACTACGGCCACTACGGCCCGCTGTTCATCCGCATGACGTGGCACGCCGCGGGGACGTACCGCATCGAGGACGGCCGCGGTGGCGCCGGTGGCGGTCAGCAGCGCTTCGCGCCGCTCAACTCCTGGCCGGACAACGGCAACCTGGACAAGGCCCGCCGTCTGCTCTGGCCGGTGAAGCAGAAGTACGGCAACGCGCTCTCCTGGGCCGACCTGCTGGTGCTCGCCGGCAACGTCGCCATGGAGGACATGGGCTTTAAGACCTTCGGCTTCGCGTTCGGTCGTCCGGACGTGTACGAGCCCGAGGAGGTCAACTGGGGCCCGGAGGACACCTGGCTCGGCGACGAGCGCTACAGCGGCGACGGCCCGCTCGACATGCCGGAGGACCCGTTCGGCAACGTCTCCATGGGTCTGATCTACGTCAACCCGGAGGGCCCGGCCGGCAAGCCCGACCCGCTCGCCTCGGCGCACGACATCCGCCTCACCTTCAGCCGCATGGCGATGAACAGCGAGGAGACCGTCGCTCTCGTCGCCGGTGGCCACACCTTCGGCAAGGCGCACGGCAACGGCGACCCGAACCTCGTCGGCCCGGAGCCTGAGGGCTGCCCGATCCACAGCATGGGCCTCGGCTGGAAGAACGCGAACGGCACCGGCAAGGGCCGTGACACCGTCACCTCCGGCATCGAGGGCGCGTGGACGCCGACGCCGACCCAGTGGGACAACAGCTTCTTCGAGACGCTCTACGGCTACGAGTGGGAGCTGACGAAGAGCCCCGCGGGTGCGTGGCAGTGGAAGCCGGTCGGCAACACCGGCGACGGGACCGTGCCGGACGCGCACGACCCGAACATCAAGCACGCGCCGATGATGACCACGGCCGACATGGCGCTCCGGATGGACCCGGAGTTCGACGCGATCTCCCGCCGGTTCAAGGACAACCCGGACGAGTTCGCCGACGCCTTCGCGCGCGCCTGGTACAAGCTGCTCCACCGTGACATGGGTCCGGTCTCGCGCCTGAAGGGCCCGTGGGTCCCGCCGGCGCAGATCTGGCAGGACCCGGTCCCGGCGCAGGAGGGTGCCCTCATCGGCGACGCGGAGATCGCGGCGCTGAAGGAGAAGGTCCTCGGCTCCGGCCTGTCGGTCTCGCAGCTGGTCTCGACGGCGTGGGCCGCGGCGTCCAGCTTCCGTCGTACGGACAAGCGCGGTGGCGCCAACGGCGGTCGCATCCGCCTCGAGCCGCAGCGCAACTGGGAGGTCAACGACCCGAGCGAGCTGGCCAAGGTTCTCGCTCGCCTCGAGGAGATCCAGGCCGAGTTCAACGCGACCAGCAACGCCAAGGTCTCGTTCGCGGACCTGGTCGTCCTCGCCGGCACCGCCGCGGTGGAGAAGGCGGCCAAGGACGGCGGCGTGGAGATCACCGTGCCGTTCACCCCGGGCCGCACCGACGCCACCCAGGACATGACCGACGTCGAGTCCTTCTCGGTGCTCGAGCCGAAGGCGGACGGGTTCCGGAACTACCAGCGCGCGGGCGACAAGGTCGGCGCCGAGACCCGTCTGCTCGACAAGGCGTTCATGCTGAGCCTGTCCGCCCCGGAGATGAGCGTGCTCGTCGGCGGTCTGCGGGTGCTCGGTGCGAACTACCGCGGCTCGAAGCTCGGCGTGCTCACCGATCGCGTCGGTGTCCTGAGCAACGACTTCTTCGTCAACCTGCTCGACCCGGACACCGAGTGGTCGACCGGCACGGCCGAGGGCGTCTACCAGGGCAAGAACTACCAGACCGGCGAGGTCAAGTGGGAGGCCACCGCGGCCGACCTGGTCTTCGGTGGCAACTCGATCCTGCGCGCCACCGCCGAGGTCTACGGCCAGAACGACGCGAAGGAGAAGTTCGTCAAGGACTTCGCCGCCGCGTGGAGCAAGGTCATGGACCTCGACCGGTACGACGTGCACAGCTGA
- a CDS encoding response regulator — protein MTLPEAPSPIRVVLVDDAPDIRRLLRISLRTYGGFEVVGEAGNGAEAVALARALRPDVVVLDLGLPDIAGQEVLIQIRASVPETKVVIFSGLENVDRAWLVEHAAGFVLKHTDLEYLIKLLESVGRQESRRQAQFTLEPQLRCVAAARRFLFRTLSDWEVTELYGDSVIVVSELVTNAITHAPSPGELRLSLLPDVLRVAVTDAGTGAPEPRHASSTREGGRGLYLVNALTSAWGMEPLPDGGKVVWAEVTRDAVVPEP, from the coding sequence GTGACGTTGCCTGAGGCCCCGTCACCCATCCGGGTCGTTCTGGTCGACGACGCCCCGGACATTCGTCGGCTGCTGCGGATCTCCCTCCGCACGTACGGTGGCTTCGAAGTCGTGGGGGAGGCGGGCAACGGCGCCGAAGCGGTGGCGCTCGCGCGTGCACTCCGACCCGACGTCGTCGTGCTCGACCTCGGTCTGCCGGACATCGCCGGACAGGAGGTGCTGATCCAGATCCGCGCCTCGGTGCCGGAGACCAAGGTCGTCATCTTCTCGGGCCTCGAGAACGTCGACCGCGCCTGGCTCGTCGAGCACGCCGCCGGGTTCGTCCTCAAGCACACCGACCTCGAGTACCTGATCAAGCTGCTCGAGTCCGTCGGTCGCCAGGAGTCACGCCGGCAGGCCCAATTCACGCTCGAGCCGCAGCTGCGGTGCGTCGCGGCCGCGCGCCGGTTCCTGTTCCGGACCCTGAGCGACTGGGAGGTCACCGAGCTCTACGGTGACTCGGTGATCGTGGTCAGCGAACTCGTCACCAACGCGATCACGCACGCCCCGTCCCCGGGCGAGCTCCGCCTGTCGCTGCTGCCCGACGTCCTGCGCGTCGCCGTCACCGACGCCGGCACGGGCGCGCCTGAGCCCCGGCACGCGAGTTCCACCCGGGAGGGCGGCCGCGGGCTCTACCTGGTCAACGCGCTGACCTCGGCGTGGGGCATGGAGCCGCTGCCCGACGGAGGCAAGGTCGTCTGGGCGGAAGTGACCCGCGACGCGGTGGTGCCGGAACCGTGA
- a CDS encoding SigE family RNA polymerase sigma factor yields MKVDRRDDEFRAYVQDRRPALVRTATLLAAGDGHLAEDLVQIALTKLYVAWPRVRPMTRDAYLHRTLVHAVIDESRRRKRRPESLTDALPEHPAPAGPELADSRIRDALAALPPRMRAAVVLVHWMDLDAETAAAALGCRAGTVKSQASRGVAKLRELLEPHFLPAGGPR; encoded by the coding sequence ATGAAAGTTGATCGGCGCGACGACGAGTTCCGGGCGTACGTGCAGGACCGTCGCCCCGCCCTGGTCCGGACCGCCACCCTGCTGGCCGCGGGGGACGGCCACCTGGCGGAGGACCTCGTCCAGATCGCGCTCACCAAGCTCTACGTCGCCTGGCCGCGCGTGCGGCCCATGACCCGCGACGCGTACCTGCACCGCACGCTCGTGCACGCGGTGATCGACGAGAGCCGGCGCCGCAAGCGCCGCCCGGAGAGCCTGACCGACGCGCTCCCCGAGCACCCCGCCCCCGCCGGCCCCGAGCTCGCCGACTCGCGGATCCGGGACGCGCTCGCCGCCCTGCCCCCGCGCATGCGGGCCGCCGTGGTCCTCGTGCATTGGATGGACCTCGACGCCGAGACCGCGGCTGCCGCTCTGGGCTGTCGCGCCGGCACCGTCAAGAGCCAGGCGTCCCGGGGGGTCGCCAAGCTCCGCGAACTTCTCGAACCCCACTTTCTCCCTGCCGGAGGACCCCGATGA
- a CDS encoding PP2C family protein-serine/threonine phosphatase yields the protein MVRADGRVERVGLPGSLLGLFPDIRLLEETVQLRRGDMIVAFTDGVTEARDGDEQFGDQRTEKLLAASAGLSATETAGILLDEVLRFAGTSARDDIAILVLRVPPPPPA from the coding sequence GTGGTCCGCGCCGACGGCCGCGTCGAGCGCGTCGGACTGCCGGGGTCGTTGCTCGGGTTGTTCCCCGACATCCGCCTGCTCGAGGAGACCGTGCAACTGCGGCGCGGCGACATGATCGTGGCGTTCACCGACGGGGTCACCGAGGCCCGCGACGGCGACGAGCAGTTCGGCGACCAGCGGACCGAGAAGCTCCTCGCGGCGTCCGCCGGACTGTCGGCGACCGAGACGGCCGGCATCCTGCTGGACGAGGTGCTGCGGTTCGCCGGCACCAGCGCACGGGACGACATTGCGATCCTGGTGCTGCGCGTCCCGCCTCCCCCACCCGCCTGA
- a CDS encoding ATPase domain-containing protein: MAIPRLDQVLGGGIWDDALTMITGDPGTGKTLLAQQIVFANATPERPSLYVSTVSEPMEKILRYGRSLSFFDEDAVGKYAFYEDLGGVLDERGLPAFVERLEAVIAEHRPGLIVIDSFKALHAFAQEPSDFRWFLHDIAARLSATGAAALWVGEYNADEISREPEFAVADAIISLSSEMSSERQMRMLQVLKLRGSDFMSGQHGYRLSADGLHVFPRLADPPDQHSYPFSEQRLTSGISVLDSMTGGYWPGSSTLAAGPSGVGKTVLGMSFIVAGAETGERGLIATLQENPTQLARAAAGFGWDLSHPQIDLLYRSSVDLYVDEWVHTVLERAERTGASRLMVDSLGDLAHASPDPIRFREYVYSFVQRCATRGVSVFLTMEVPDLFHLNRLSELGVSNMSDNVILLQYVRSDSRIKRAVTVLKTRASAHEPEVRRYRITDRGIEVGDPLEAYET; this comes from the coding sequence GTGGCCATCCCCCGGTTGGACCAGGTGCTCGGAGGCGGGATCTGGGACGACGCGCTGACGATGATCACCGGCGACCCGGGGACGGGGAAGACGCTCCTCGCCCAGCAGATCGTGTTCGCGAACGCGACGCCGGAACGGCCCTCGCTCTACGTCTCCACGGTCTCCGAGCCGATGGAGAAGATCCTCCGTTACGGCCGGAGCCTGTCGTTCTTCGACGAGGACGCCGTCGGGAAGTACGCCTTCTACGAGGACCTCGGCGGGGTCCTCGACGAGCGGGGGCTGCCGGCGTTCGTCGAACGCCTCGAGGCGGTCATCGCCGAGCACCGGCCCGGGCTCATCGTCATCGACAGCTTCAAGGCGTTGCACGCCTTCGCGCAGGAGCCCAGCGACTTCCGCTGGTTCCTCCACGACATCGCGGCCCGGCTGTCCGCCACCGGCGCCGCCGCGCTGTGGGTCGGCGAGTACAACGCGGACGAGATCAGCCGCGAGCCCGAGTTCGCCGTCGCGGACGCCATCATCTCGCTGAGCTCCGAGATGAGCTCCGAGCGGCAGATGCGGATGCTCCAGGTCCTCAAGCTGCGCGGCAGCGACTTCATGTCCGGCCAGCACGGGTACCGCCTCTCCGCGGACGGACTCCACGTCTTCCCCCGCCTCGCCGACCCCCCGGACCAGCACAGCTATCCGTTCAGCGAGCAGCGCCTCACCTCCGGGATCTCGGTGCTCGACTCGATGACGGGGGGCTACTGGCCCGGGTCGTCGACGCTCGCGGCCGGCCCGTCCGGGGTCGGGAAGACCGTCCTCGGGATGAGCTTCATCGTCGCTGGCGCCGAAACCGGCGAGCGAGGGCTGATCGCCACGCTCCAGGAGAACCCGACGCAGCTCGCTCGGGCGGCCGCCGGCTTCGGTTGGGATCTGTCGCACCCTCAGATCGATCTGCTCTACCGATCGTCCGTCGACCTCTACGTCGACGAGTGGGTGCACACCGTTCTCGAACGGGCCGAGCGGACGGGCGCCAGCCGGCTGATGGTCGACAGCCTCGGCGACCTCGCGCACGCCTCCCCCGATCCCATCCGCTTCCGCGAGTACGTCTACTCCTTCGTGCAGCGGTGCGCGACCCGCGGCGTCAGCGTGTTCCTGACGATGGAGGTGCCGGACCTGTTCCACCTCAACCGGCTCTCCGAGCTCGGCGTCTCGAACATGAGCGACAACGTGATCCTGCTGCAGTACGTGCGGTCGGACTCACGGATCAAACGCGCCGTCACCGTGCTGAAGACCCGGGCCAGCGCGCACGAGCCCGAGGTGCGCCGGTACCGGATCACCGATCGCGGTATCGAGGTCGGCGACCCGCTCGAGGCCTACGAGACCTGA